Within Deltaproteobacteria bacterium, the genomic segment AAGAGAAACCGCTGCGGGAAAGAGGTCGGTCCGGGCGGGTCGAAAGATAGAAAAATAGTATTGGATGGAGACACCCTATGACGGAAAAAAATGATTTTTTTAATGCTTTTTGTAAAGTGAGCCGTGCCTTCGGGGAGGCATTTGATTCGGAGGAGCTGCTGAACCTTATCGTGAAAAGCGCCATCGACAGCATGGGCGGAAAAGCGGCGAGCCTTTTCATGTTCGATGAGAAGAGAGACCTCTTCATGAAAGGGGCGCAGAAAGGGCTTTCAAAGAACTATCTGCACTCGAAGCCGATCGATGCCAGGAAGGTCGTGGAGCCCATTCTTCACGGCGGTCACATCGCCATATACGACGCGACGACGGACCCACGGATCGAAAATCATGAGGCTAAGCGGCAGGAAGGTGTCGCTTCCATCCTGGTGGTGCCTGTCATGAAGAAAGGCCGGGCCATCGGGATCCTTGCGCTCTATACGAGCACCCCCCGGGAATTCAGTGAAAAGGAGGTTTCATTCCTGACGGCCCTCGCAGAGCAGGGGGGTATGGCCATCGAACATGCCCGTCTCGTCGAGCAACTGAGGAAGAACACACAACTGTTCTATGATCTTGCCGCGAACATAAACTCAAGTCTCGATGTCAGGAAGATCATGGCCGCCCTGTCCGAGGAACTCGCACGG encodes:
- a CDS encoding GAF domain-containing protein; translation: MTEKNDFFNAFCKVSRAFGEAFDSEELLNLIVKSAIDSMGGKAASLFMFDEKRDLFMKGAQKGLSKNYLHSKPIDARKVVEPILHGGHIAIYDATTDPRIENHEAKRQEGVASILVVPVMKKGRAIGILALYTSTPREFSEKEVSFLTALAEQGGMAIEHARLVEQLRKNTQLFYDLAANINSSLDVRKIMAALSEELARALNVKAVSVRLLDENEKMLRLVASFGLSDAYVRKGPVSAEKSIAKALKGTPVVVRNAAVDPGVQYREEKQEEGIVSILCVPIKTRDKVVGVLRLYSEEERDFSDDEILFVSALAHQGGVAIQNASLYLKLQEDMKDLKDDLWSHRSWF